In one window of Thermovenabulum gondwanense DNA:
- a CDS encoding lipid II flippase Amj family protein — MERVIYVALFTATIHMIDTLSYSVRLAGVRTRRLALALSLFNIIVLISRTANMIQAPLLGSIVDKAISKGEIKELLHSFRIIIFSATLGSLLGAALIPSFIEIFSKGIYALEKTGSIPKLLVKIIFNKPVKQVKNSLKAPDLNKIRKISKTGISPFFLIFNLFITSISTIGVLAAIYAGALLPEYRITASQLSGVINGTATILLAIIVDPQAALITDQALQGVRSKQEVTSMVFFLVSGKIIGTLLSQVIFMPASEVVLWITRKLI; from the coding sequence ATGGAAAGGGTTATTTATGTGGCTTTGTTTACCGCCACGATACATATGATCGATACTTTATCCTATTCCGTGAGACTTGCCGGTGTAAGAACCAGGAGGCTGGCTTTAGCACTATCCCTATTTAATATAATAGTCCTTATTTCGAGGACTGCCAACATGATTCAGGCTCCGCTACTGGGCAGTATAGTGGATAAGGCGATTTCTAAGGGCGAAATAAAAGAACTTCTTCACAGCTTTAGAATAATAATTTTTTCTGCAACCCTGGGAAGCCTTTTAGGGGCAGCTTTGATTCCAAGTTTTATAGAAATTTTTTCAAAAGGAATCTATGCCCTTGAAAAAACGGGATCCATACCTAAGCTCCTCGTAAAAATAATTTTTAATAAACCTGTAAAGCAAGTAAAAAATTCTTTAAAAGCACCGGATTTAAACAAAATAAGAAAAATCAGCAAAACCGGGATATCCCCTTTTTTCTTGATATTTAATCTCTTCATCACTTCGATTTCAACCATTGGAGTGCTGGCGGCCATTTACGCCGGTGCCCTATTACCGGAGTACAGGATAACCGCAAGTCAGCTTTCGGGGGTTATAAACGGTACCGCCACAATACTGCTGGCAATTATTGTGGACCCGCAGGCAGCACTGATTACCGACCAGGCTTTACAGGGTGTCAGGTCTAAACAGGAAGTAACGTCGATGGTATTTTTTCTCGTAAGCGGGAAAATAATTGGGACCCTTCTGAGCCAGGTTATATTCATGCCGGCTTCGGAAGTGGTATTGTGGATTACTCGAAAATTAATATAA
- a CDS encoding DUF1540 domain-containing protein has protein sequence MPNIHCSVSNCHYWGSGNMCHASEIMVTSDRIGANMPNSYDAPQASTAQPTPVNSAMETCCKTFVPKNSADVKNDGVQRR, from the coding sequence ATGCCTAATATCCATTGCAGTGTATCCAACTGCCATTACTGGGGCAGCGGAAACATGTGTCACGCGTCAGAGATTATGGTTACCTCTGACAGAATTGGAGCAAACATGCCAAATAGCTATGATGCACCTCAGGCATCCACCGCTCAACCCACACCGGTCAACTCCGCTATGGAAACCTGCTGCAAAACCTTCGTTCCAAAAAATTCGGCAGATGTAAAAAATGACGGTGTACAAAGAAGGTAA